One stretch of Bosea vaviloviae DNA includes these proteins:
- the ligD gene encoding non-homologous end-joining DNA ligase, with protein MLNRLRTPRFLRLERILCIFVGESVAWSLGVCARRVLRSGPVSEVVRGPAARRRDSRQRGLLFDPMPDRVEPCLALLTSRPPVGDDWAYEVKWDGYRLAVHLEPGRRVRILTRGGHDWTLRFPTIAHDMRELGVESAIVDGEAVVLDERGASDFGALQQALGGRGGKRSAAGALLNAFDLLYLDGRDLRALPLSERRRMLIALIGKQHSSIRLSEEVNAEGAPFLKLACEMGLEGIIAKRLDAPYRSGRGGEWLKIKCIQSETFLIVGWEASPGALGGIGRLLLAARLGKALVYVGSVGTGFTVRTASVLRRRLMSILIEKPAVTGIAKKGMRWVEPTLKAEVAFRAWTNDGKLRHASFKGIRDDADAGEIYQLDG; from the coding sequence ATGCTCAACCGCTTGCGAACGCCTCGGTTCCTGAGGTTGGAACGAATCTTATGCATCTTCGTTGGCGAGTCGGTTGCGTGGAGTCTTGGTGTGTGTGCGCGTCGTGTGTTGCGCTCGGGCCCGGTGTCCGAGGTGGTGCGAGGGCCGGCCGCGCGGCGGCGGGACAGTCGACAGCGCGGCCTGCTCTTCGATCCCATGCCTGACCGTGTCGAGCCCTGCCTGGCGCTCCTGACGTCCAGGCCGCCCGTCGGTGACGACTGGGCCTATGAAGTGAAATGGGACGGCTACCGGCTTGCTGTTCATCTCGAGCCTGGCCGCAGGGTCCGGATACTGACCAGGGGCGGTCACGACTGGACGCTCCGCTTTCCCACGATCGCCCACGATATGCGCGAACTAGGTGTCGAGAGCGCCATCGTCGACGGCGAGGCCGTGGTCCTCGATGAACGTGGCGCTTCCGATTTTGGCGCGCTGCAGCAGGCGTTGGGCGGTCGCGGCGGCAAGCGCTCCGCCGCGGGCGCGCTGCTCAATGCCTTCGATTTGCTCTATCTCGATGGCCGCGATCTAAGGGCGCTTCCCCTGTCCGAACGGCGGCGCATGCTGATCGCTCTTATCGGCAAGCAGCACAGCTCCATCCGCCTCAGCGAGGAGGTCAATGCGGAGGGCGCGCCCTTTCTCAAGCTCGCCTGCGAGATGGGACTCGAGGGGATTATCGCCAAACGGCTCGACGCGCCTTATCGCTCCGGCCGCGGCGGCGAATGGCTCAAGATCAAGTGCATCCAGTCCGAGACGTTCCTGATCGTCGGCTGGGAGGCCTCACCCGGGGCGCTTGGCGGGATCGGCCGGCTGCTCCTGGCTGCCCGGCTCGGCAAGGCTCTGGTCTATGTCGGTAGCGTCGGGACGGGTTTCACGGTGAGGACGGCGAGTGTGCTGCGCCGCCGGCTGATGAGCATCCTGATCGAGAAGCCCGCAGTCACTGGCATCGCCAAGAAGGGCATGCGCTGGGTCGAGCCCACCCTTAAGGCCGAGGTCGCTTTCCGCGCCTGGACGAACGACGGCAAGCTGCGCCATGCATCATTTAAGGGCATTCGCGATGACGCCGACGCCGGCGAGATCTATCAGCTGGACGGCTAG
- a CDS encoding DUF4031 domain-containing protein — protein sequence MTVYVDDARHQFGRMIMCHMWADSLEELLEMASRIGLDSNWIQGHPTLSEGKARKASWLHFDISLTMKAMALLAGAVQTDKYGPVEHVARLDLASGNPELVARGRKRLAQVEACRKLPRRMWLSDLAAL from the coding sequence ATGACCGTCTATGTCGACGACGCCCGTCACCAGTTCGGCCGCATGATCATGTGCCATATGTGGGCCGACAGCCTGGAGGAATTGCTGGAGATGGCCAGCCGTATTGGCCTCGACAGCAATTGGATCCAAGGCCACCCGACGCTGTCGGAAGGCAAAGCGCGCAAAGCCTCGTGGCTGCACTTCGACATCTCGCTCACGATGAAGGCGATGGCGCTTCTGGCGGGCGCCGTGCAGACCGACAAATACGGCCCGGTCGAGCATGTCGCCCGGCTCGACCTCGCATCGGGCAATCCCGAACTGGTCGCGCGCGGCCGGAAGCGCCTCGCCCAGGTTGAGGCTTGCCGCAAGCTGCCGCGCAGGATGTGGCTAAGCGACCTCGCCGCCCTCTAA
- a CDS encoding GntR family transcriptional regulator, with the protein MNSTERPMLVDRPGKTLRELTLEKMREAILDMRFKPGARLVERDLCEQLGVSRTIVREVLRHLESEGLVATLPNRGPIVAKTTPDEAKQIYEIRGVLEGIAAKACAENQQPGVVATLESRLANIRAAYAENAMSTVLAETTEFYRLLFAASGKDIAWGIVSSITVRINYLRSMTIKTTGRNVEGPRQMQNIVDAIRAGDGEAAYNAALTHVRNASSIAQGLLSEQADAI; encoded by the coding sequence ATGAATTCGACTGAGCGGCCGATGCTGGTCGATCGTCCGGGGAAGACCCTTCGTGAATTGACTTTAGAAAAGATGCGCGAGGCGATCCTCGACATGCGCTTCAAGCCGGGCGCGCGACTTGTCGAGCGCGATCTGTGCGAGCAACTCGGGGTCAGTCGAACCATCGTCCGCGAGGTTTTGCGCCATCTCGAATCGGAAGGGCTCGTCGCGACGCTTCCCAATCGCGGTCCGATCGTGGCCAAGACCACGCCGGATGAAGCCAAGCAGATCTACGAGATTCGCGGTGTGCTCGAAGGCATCGCGGCCAAGGCCTGTGCGGAAAACCAGCAGCCTGGCGTCGTCGCAACGCTCGAAAGCCGGCTTGCGAACATCCGCGCGGCCTATGCCGAGAATGCGATGTCGACGGTCCTCGCCGAGACGACCGAATTCTATCGCCTGTTGTTCGCAGCCTCCGGCAAGGACATCGCCTGGGGCATCGTCAGCTCCATCACCGTGCGCATCAATTATCTGCGCTCGATGACGATCAAGACGACGGGGCGCAATGTCGAGGGTCCCAGGCAGATGCAGAACATCGTCGACGCGATCCGGGCCGGCGACGGTGAGGCGGCCTATAATGCGGCGCTGACGCATGTCCGCAACGCCTCGTCGATCGCCCAGGGCTTGCTTTCGGAGCAGGCGGACGCGATCTGA
- a CDS encoding helix-turn-helix domain-containing protein, producing MVKSDGIDQRIGARIRIEREGRGWSLSDLAERASVSRAMIFKVERAESSPTATLLGKLSGAFGLSMSTLMARAEMQQGRLLRKADQPLWVDPQTGYVRRHVSPRSDLPLDLVRIELPAGREVPMPASAYAFMRQLIWILDGELIFIEGQTRHDMKEGDCLELGPPSDCVFKNESDRSCVYAVAVLSNS from the coding sequence ATGGTGAAATCTGACGGCATCGATCAGCGCATTGGCGCTCGCATTCGCATCGAGCGGGAGGGCAGGGGCTGGTCGCTGTCCGATCTCGCCGAAAGGGCATCGGTATCCCGCGCCATGATCTTCAAGGTGGAGCGGGCCGAGAGCAGCCCGACGGCGACCTTGCTCGGCAAGCTTTCCGGAGCCTTCGGCCTGAGCATGTCGACGCTGATGGCGCGGGCCGAGATGCAGCAGGGGCGGCTGCTGCGGAAGGCCGATCAGCCGCTATGGGTCGATCCGCAGACCGGCTATGTGCGCCGCCATGTCTCGCCGCGCTCCGACCTGCCGCTCGACCTGGTGCGCATCGAATTGCCGGCCGGGAGGGAGGTGCCGATGCCCGCTTCTGCCTACGCCTTCATGCGCCAATTGATCTGGATTCTGGATGGAGAGCTGATCTTCATCGAAGGGCAGACGCGGCATGACATGAAGGAAGGTGATTGCCTCGAACTCGGCCCTCCCAGCGATTGCGTCTTCAAGAATGAGAGCGATCGGAGCTGCGTCTATGCTGTCGCGGTGCTGAGCAATTCCTAA
- a CDS encoding pilus assembly protein TadG-related protein, giving the protein MNRSFKAFAKNERGGAALLFAAGIFVLFGFGAMAVDVGSFFYEKRRQQTANDLSALAAAADLPRAKAAAQATAGRNGYPANTVLAVQTGIYNADSTIPVNNRFTPSTGTTANAVKVEMRGVTQMMLGRVLAASPPSTAQASTTLASFSSGDVPIGSSAIAVQDAQAAFAVGSRLAQLDGGLLNSLLSSLLGSSVSLSVMDYTGLAQARIDLFTFSKYLAVRANLSAVTYDDVLKANVKLGDVLYAAQQAARDNSTSSVTANDALSRLATATASSTQRVDLTKLISFGPAGQTALSLPGPIVASLSALDLVSAVAQISNGTRQIDTGLSINIPGIAAVSLKLAIGERPVGTSLVSVGRAGATVHTAQTRLLLTINLVGSGQASLVSLPLYLELAAATAKLTSVQCNAGDVTTSRVTLGVTPAVVDAWIGQVSLTDFNNFSTAPNPPAAVVLNVLGLFKVTLRAHATMTNLAETPVSFTYPEILRGDKRTTSTQNFTASLLSRLFGDLVVRLDPLGLDLGGVGNLVSGIVTAAATPIDQLLTGVLGTLGIGLGQADSWVTGVRCGGSLLVR; this is encoded by the coding sequence ATGAATCGCAGCTTCAAAGCTTTTGCCAAGAACGAGCGCGGTGGCGCGGCCCTGCTCTTCGCTGCCGGGATCTTCGTCCTTTTCGGCTTTGGCGCGATGGCGGTCGATGTCGGCAGCTTCTTCTATGAGAAGAGGCGGCAACAGACCGCCAACGATCTCTCGGCGCTTGCAGCGGCGGCGGATCTGCCGCGCGCCAAGGCTGCCGCGCAGGCCACCGCCGGCAGAAACGGCTACCCGGCAAATACCGTCCTGGCCGTGCAGACCGGCATCTACAACGCCGACTCGACCATACCGGTCAACAACCGCTTCACGCCCAGCACGGGAACGACAGCCAACGCCGTCAAGGTCGAGATGCGCGGCGTCACGCAGATGATGCTCGGCCGCGTTCTCGCAGCGAGCCCGCCAAGCACGGCTCAGGCGAGCACGACGCTGGCGAGCTTCTCGAGCGGCGACGTGCCGATCGGCAGCAGCGCCATCGCGGTGCAGGATGCGCAGGCCGCCTTCGCGGTCGGCTCGCGGCTGGCACAGCTGGACGGCGGCCTCCTCAACAGCCTGCTCAGCTCGCTCCTGGGCAGCAGCGTCTCGCTTTCCGTGATGGACTACACCGGGCTGGCGCAGGCGCGGATCGATCTGTTCACATTCTCCAAATACCTGGCGGTGCGCGCAAATCTGTCTGCCGTGACCTATGACGACGTGCTGAAGGCCAATGTGAAACTCGGCGACGTGCTTTACGCCGCCCAGCAGGCCGCCCGCGACAACAGCACCAGCAGCGTGACGGCGAACGACGCGCTCTCGCGGCTGGCCACGGCGACGGCCAGCTCGACGCAGCGCGTCGACCTGACCAAGCTGATCTCGTTTGGCCCCGCCGGCCAGACAGCGCTGTCGCTGCCGGGGCCGATCGTGGCTTCGCTCTCAGCCCTCGACCTCGTCTCGGCGGTCGCCCAGATCTCCAATGGCACGCGCCAGATCGATACGGGGCTTTCCATCAACATCCCGGGCATCGCGGCGGTCTCGCTCAAGCTCGCCATCGGCGAGCGGCCGGTGGGTACGAGCCTCGTCAGTGTCGGGCGGGCAGGCGCGACCGTCCACACCGCCCAGACCCGCCTGCTGCTGACGATCAACCTCGTCGGCAGCGGACAAGCCTCGCTGGTGAGCCTGCCGCTCTATCTCGAGCTCGCGGCTGCGACGGCAAAGCTCACGAGCGTCCAGTGCAACGCCGGCGACGTCACCACCTCCCGCGTCACGCTCGGCGTGACACCGGCCGTGGTCGACGCCTGGATCGGGCAGGTTTCGCTGACGGATTTCAACAATTTCAGCACGGCCCCGAACCCACCCGCCGCCGTGGTCCTGAACGTCCTTGGCCTCTTCAAGGTGACGCTGCGGGCGCATGCGACCATGACGAACCTGGCCGAAACGCCGGTGAGCTTCACCTATCCGGAGATCCTGCGCGGCGACAAGCGCACGACCTCGACGCAGAACTTCACTGCGAGCCTGCTGTCACGCCTCTTCGGCGATCTCGTGGTCCGTCTCGACCCGCTGGGATTGGACCTCGGCGGCGTCGGAAACCTCGTCAGCGGCATCGTCACGGCGGCGGCGACTCCGATCGACCAATTGCTCACCGGGGTGCTGGGAACGCTCGGCATCGGCCTCGGCCAGGCCGATAGCTGGGTCACCGGTGTGCGCTGCGGCGGCTCCCTGCTGGTGCGCTAG
- a CDS encoding SOS response-associated peptidase, with protein MCNLYSMTRSVDAMRKLFAKFDAPETNLPPLPGIFPDYEAPIIRNEADGPRLAMTRWGMPSSKLALFEAASRRADRLRTKGKVVDFDALLPMEPDSGTTNVRNTNSAHWKRWLGVDNRCLVPFTSFSEFNRDAGGDIWFALDEDRPLAVLAGIWAPQWTSVRKVSKGLETIDLFAFLTTTPNAEVGAVHPKAMPVILTTPEECEAWMTAPWELARGLQRPLPDGTLEIVARGVKKDEAGYLQE; from the coding sequence ATGTGTAACCTCTACAGCATGACCCGCAGCGTCGACGCGATGCGCAAGCTGTTCGCGAAATTCGACGCGCCGGAGACCAACCTGCCGCCCCTGCCGGGCATCTTCCCGGACTACGAGGCCCCGATCATCCGCAACGAGGCGGACGGCCCGCGCCTGGCCATGACGCGCTGGGGCATGCCGAGCTCGAAGCTGGCGCTCTTCGAGGCAGCGAGCCGGCGCGCCGACAGGCTGCGAACCAAGGGCAAGGTGGTCGACTTCGACGCCCTGCTTCCGATGGAGCCCGACAGCGGCACGACGAATGTCCGCAACACCAACAGCGCCCATTGGAAACGCTGGCTCGGTGTCGATAATCGATGCCTCGTGCCATTCACCAGCTTTAGCGAGTTCAACCGCGACGCCGGCGGCGATATCTGGTTCGCCCTCGATGAGGATCGGCCGCTCGCGGTTCTCGCCGGCATCTGGGCGCCGCAATGGACCAGCGTCCGCAAGGTCAGCAAGGGGCTGGAAACGATAGACCTCTTCGCCTTCCTCACCACGACGCCGAACGCTGAAGTCGGGGCCGTGCACCCGAAGGCCATGCCGGTCATCCTGACTACTCCGGAAGAGTGCGAAGCCTGGATGACGGCGCCCTGGGAACTTGCGCGGGGGCTTCAGCGTCCTCTCCCCGACGGTACGCTGGAGATCGTCGCACGTGGCGTGAAAAAAGATGAAGCTGGATATCTCCAAGAGTGA
- a CDS encoding TadE/TadG family type IV pilus assembly protein: protein MWTSASRFRRNEAATSAVEFAMIAPVLLLMIFGIIGYGYVLGIYHGIQQVASEAARASVSGVTDAERDQIARAFVTANASSYAFIDPAKVSVTTAQGGAPQQTFTVAVAYDMSGTLFQSLASLASLPPPTVVRRAVIQRGGY, encoded by the coding sequence ATGTGGACCTCAGCAAGCCGGTTCCGTCGGAACGAAGCCGCCACCAGCGCAGTCGAATTCGCGATGATCGCGCCTGTGCTTCTTCTGATGATCTTCGGCATCATCGGCTACGGCTACGTTCTGGGCATTTACCACGGCATCCAGCAAGTCGCCTCCGAAGCCGCGCGCGCCTCCGTTTCCGGCGTAACCGACGCCGAACGCGACCAGATCGCGCGTGCTTTCGTCACGGCAAACGCATCCTCCTACGCTTTCATCGATCCGGCCAAGGTCAGCGTGACGACAGCCCAGGGCGGCGCACCGCAGCAGACCTTCACGGTCGCTGTGGCCTATGACATGTCCGGAACGCTCTTCCAGAGCCTCGCTTCGCTTGCCTCGTTGCCACCACCTACGGTTGTGCGTCGAGCCGTCATCCAGCGCGGCGGCTATTAA
- a CDS encoding DUF7696 family protein, which yields MPWPPDNPPLVYSHLAGREVSTWSEEWKHECEIAYLLELPPPARNAMLDGVTGSADRDARGIKGVRGEAAVAALRAEIQRLSEIRKRG from the coding sequence ATGCCTTGGCCGCCCGACAATCCACCCCTCGTCTATTCCCACCTCGCCGGCCGCGAGGTCTCGACATGGTCGGAAGAGTGGAAGCACGAATGCGAGATTGCCTATTTGCTTGAGCTGCCGCCGCCCGCGCGCAACGCGATGCTGGACGGTGTGACCGGCTCGGCCGACCGCGACGCGCGCGGAATCAAAGGTGTTCGAGGTGAGGCTGCCGTCGCGGCGCTGCGGGCAGAAATCCAGCGGCTGTCCGAGATCAGAAAGCGGGGCTGA
- a CDS encoding methyl-accepting chemotaxis protein — protein sequence MIWTLTGIRVAVARVLLGLAFLHVPILVLSIWFRGGDILLPASCAFLLAAGALLLYMRCGVAIVTQLVIAVVLIGQVSMLVYSFAGHPWQPDTHMYYFAVLALLAGFCDWRPIMMGAALTALHHLTLQYILPSAVFYQGGSLLRVLLHAVIVIIETVFLAALAVILGRMFATNENNLQRANEIAERERMAGEREKRQAEELGRRAEALREIVQSFRSQMERAMAVLDRSAETMQGGSRELTGTSDQARQQMALVSEAADATTRGIDQLANASGQLAESIGEIGRNVSHSFDGSKNAADLARRASDEIEVLARNSENVGAVVEIIRGIAAQTSMLALNATIEAARAGEMGRGFAVVASEVKTLSAQTARATDEVSGQIHAMQIASQRSLKAIRDIVGAMGEVENVAEAIAVAVHEQDRATAEIARQVQLSFEGARRGVGVVGNFELMTVRTHDAAEQLQEAADALAAQAHSIRHEVAAFCSLVAAA from the coding sequence ATGATCTGGACCTTGACGGGCATTCGTGTCGCCGTCGCGCGCGTGCTGCTGGGGCTCGCATTCCTGCACGTGCCGATCCTGGTGCTGAGCATCTGGTTCCGCGGTGGAGACATCCTGCTGCCAGCGTCCTGTGCCTTCCTGCTGGCTGCGGGCGCCCTGCTGCTCTACATGCGCTGCGGCGTCGCCATCGTCACGCAGCTCGTCATCGCGGTCGTGCTGATCGGCCAGGTCTCGATGCTGGTCTACAGCTTCGCCGGCCATCCCTGGCAGCCCGACACGCATATGTACTATTTCGCGGTCCTGGCCTTGCTCGCCGGTTTCTGCGACTGGCGCCCCATCATGATGGGCGCCGCCTTGACCGCGCTGCACCACCTCACCCTGCAATACATCCTGCCGTCGGCCGTGTTCTATCAGGGCGGCAGCCTCCTGCGCGTGCTGCTGCACGCCGTGATCGTCATCATCGAAACCGTGTTCCTGGCGGCTCTTGCCGTGATCCTGGGACGCATGTTCGCGACCAACGAAAACAACCTGCAGCGCGCCAACGAGATCGCCGAGCGCGAGCGGATGGCGGGCGAACGCGAAAAGCGCCAGGCGGAAGAGCTCGGGCGGCGCGCCGAGGCGCTGCGCGAGATCGTCCAGAGCTTCCGCTCCCAGATGGAGCGGGCCATGGCGGTGCTCGATCGCTCGGCCGAGACCATGCAGGGCGGGTCGCGCGAACTGACCGGCACGTCGGATCAGGCGCGCCAGCAGATGGCGTTGGTCTCGGAGGCCGCGGATGCGACGACGCGCGGCATCGATCAGCTCGCCAATGCGAGCGGTCAACTCGCGGAATCGATCGGTGAGATCGGCCGAAACGTCTCGCATTCCTTCGACGGTTCCAAGAACGCAGCCGATCTCGCGCGCCGCGCCAGCGATGAAATCGAGGTACTTGCCCGCAACAGCGAGAATGTCGGGGCCGTCGTCGAGATCATTCGCGGCATTGCGGCGCAGACCAGCATGCTGGCGCTGAACGCCACGATCGAGGCGGCGCGTGCCGGCGAGATGGGGCGCGGCTTTGCGGTTGTCGCCAGCGAGGTGAAGACATTGTCGGCGCAGACCGCTCGCGCCACCGACGAAGTCTCAGGCCAGATCCATGCGATGCAGATTGCCTCGCAGCGCTCGCTCAAGGCCATCCGCGACATCGTCGGGGCCATGGGCGAGGTCGAGAACGTGGCCGAGGCGATCGCGGTCGCGGTCCATGAGCAGGATCGGGCGACCGCCGAGATCGCGCGCCAGGTCCAGCTTTCCTTCGAGGGTGCCAGGCGCGGTGTCGGCGTCGTCGGCAATTTCGAGTTGATGACGGTGCGCACGCATGATGCGGCGGAGCAGCTGCAAGAGGCAGCCGATGCGCTTGCCGCGCAGGCTCACAGCATCCGCCACGAGGTCGCGGCGTTCTGCAGCCTGGTCGCGGCGGCTTGA